One segment of Brassica napus cultivar Da-Ae chromosome C3, Da-Ae, whole genome shotgun sequence DNA contains the following:
- the LOC111206177 gene encoding uncharacterized protein LOC111206177, which produces MGDLDGAPTQAEINAQLLANHAELQAALATVTEQLAQIAGRNRANAPQPRRRNQPIPEEQQSQSSEDNSDTDRTEPDEPRYERAGRGNRREYRVQGDGSPIRRRFRDEEVAWQGGKDLKLTPPTFAGKVDPDAYIEWEKRMEYIFEYYRYTDAKKIALAAAQLTDNALTWWDREVAEVGRVYRIETWNEMRAKLRARYIPSYYQRDLLKRFRKLSQGIMTVEEYFEEFEALKNKLRTRKTEEVMMAQFLEGLQDRIARKVERQTYVNFNDLLHYAVQAEQHIRRKNASSARNKTPWAPSGSKGAEKNKSVEVESRFKKNQSDQSKPGSSEPGKGQTPAQRTRDITCFKCQGKGHYARDCPNKRVMNLKADGEYESQDEVDVGSAESEDEIVEYAETCELLVVRRALSALFDPETVQRENIFHTRCSVEGKVCSLIIDGGSCTNVASRYLVDKLGLAKSPHPRPYKLKWLNDETKLKILEQVVVPFCIGKYQDQVKCDVVPMQAGHLLLGRPWQFDKDTIHHGRTNTYSFTHNNKKHSLAPLSPQEVYEMQRAMDQSGLFSKTNLFISSSFEAPDCPAEMQVLMDKYKDVFPEEIPAGLPPL; this is translated from the exons ATGGGCGACCTAGATGGAGCACCAACACAAGCCGAGATCAATGCTCAGCTGTTGGCTAACCATGCTGAACTCCAAGCCGCACTGGCTACGGTGACTGAGCAGCTGGCTCAGATAGCCGGGAGAAACCGAGCTAATGCTCCACAGCCAAGGAGGAGAAACCAACCCATTCCAGAAGAGCAACAATCCCAATCCAGTGAGGACAACTCAGACactgaccgtaccgaaccgGACGAGCCGCGGTATGAACGGGCTGGGCGTGGGAACCGGCGGGAGTATCGGGTCCAAGGCGATGGTAGCCCGATCCGTAGGAGATTCCGAGATGAGGAGGTCGCTTGGCAAGGGGGCAAGGATCTCAAACTTACTCCACCAACCTTTGCTGGAAAGGTTGACCCGGACGCCTACATTGAATGGGAgaagcgcatggagtacatctttgaGTACTACCGCTATACCGATGCCAAGAAGATCGCCCTAGCCGCAGCCCAACTGACGGACAATGCCCTAACTTGGTGGGACAGGGAAGTAGCCGAGGTTGGCCGGGTCTATAGGATCGAGACTTGGAATGAGATGCGAGCTAAACTCCGAGCAAGGTATATTCCCTCTTACTATCAGCGGGACTTACTAAAACGTTTCCGCAAGTTGTCTCAGGGTATTATGACCGTGGAAGAATACTTTGAAGAGTTCGAggctctcaagaacaagctcagGACGCGCAAAACCGAAGAAGTTATGATGGCACAGTTCTTGGAAGGTCTTCAAGACCGCATCgctcgcaaggtggagaggcagACTTACGTCAACTTCAACGACCTCCTCCACTATGCCGTCCAGGCCGAGCAGCACATTAGGAGGAAGAACGCCTCTAGTGCCAGGAACAAGACGCCATGGGCTCCATCCGGATCCAAAGGAGCTGAGAAAAACAAGTCCGTTGAAGTGGAAAGTCGGTTCAAGAAGAACCAGTCCGATCAGTCCAAACCCGGCTCATCCGAACCAGGTAAGGGACAAACTCCAGCCCAAAGAACCCGTGAtattacttgtttcaaatgtcagggAAAGGGGCACTACGCCAGGGACTGTccgaacaagcgtgtcatgaACCTTAAGGCGGACGGCGAGTATGAGTCCCAAGACGAGGTCGATGTAGGGTCGGCTGAATCAGAAGATGAGATAGTGGAGTATGCTGAGACTTGTGAGCTACTGGTGGTCAGACGAGCTCTCAGtgctctctttgatccagagaCCGTCCAACGAGAGAACATCTTCCATACGAGGTGTAGCGTGGAGGGCAAGGTATGTAGtctaattattgatggtggctCTTGCACTAATGTGGCCAGCAGGTACCTTGTTGACAAGTTAGGGCTAGCAAAGTCGCCACACCCCAGGCCATACAAGCTTaaatggctcaatgatgagacgaAGCTTAAAATCTTGGAGCAAGTTGTTGTGCCCTTTTGTATTGGTAAGTACCAGGACCAGGTgaagtgtgatgtggttcctaTGCAAGCCGGACATCTGCTGTTAGggaggccttggcagtttgacaaggataCCATTCACCATGGAAGGACTAACACCTACAGCTTcacccacaacaacaagaagcacagcctggCTCCTCTCAGCCCCCAAGAGGTCTACGAAATGCAGAGAGCCATGGACCAGTCTGGGCTGTTTAGTAAAACCAACCTTTTCATCTCTTCTA gttttgaggCACCAGATTGCCCAGCTGAGATGCAAGTGCTAATGGACAAGTACAAGGACGTATTTCCTGAGGAGATACCAGCCGGCTTACCACCCCTCTga